AACAATAATTCTAGCATGATTTATTACGACTATGTATTATATCCGTATTTGACTGTACTAGACTTTCGTTGTCCCTCACCCTAGGCTACATTCTTCTGAATGACTAAGCTTGTCAGGTTTGGAAGTATTGTTCATTAACTAACCAGTTAAGAATCCTTAGAATCTATCGATATTGTGGTGACTGCTGACTAATTATTTAACAAATGCTAACTGGTACATCTTATTCTTGAAAATTGACCTTTTTGAAGCAGAAATATTGCGTGTAACCACACTCTTGGGGAATGCATCAGTTTTAGATCAAAGTGGGCTTGAACATGCTAGCCCCCTGGCTTCAGGAGGAATATATTCACATGGAGGAGCTAATGTGAACAGATGGGCATCACCATTTCAATCCGAAGTATGGATACTAACCATTAACATAACCTTTGTTTTATCTAATTCTTTACTGTTTTTCAGAAGCATCTTGACACAGTTCTTTTACATCAGTACTAACTAGGTTTCTTTTCCTAGTGCCGTTTAACTTTTAACTTGCGTTTCCCCCATGACAGGTATTTAGAAGCTAACAACATCAAGAATGTCATGTATATTTAACTGAGCTTCTTGGttcaaaatttcttttgcaGTTAGCTGATTGTTCTCTTCACTGTAATCAACTTTCTTGGCAGAATGTTGCAAAGATTTGCTGTCTTTCATATTAATATATGCTCATACTAGAGATATTCCTGTTGTTGCTTTCATATGAATCTGAATATTTCTTTACTCAATTCTTTGTATTGGTAATGCATTGGATGCTGATAGAGCACATTGCTTCGTTCTGCCCACTTGGGGAAGCACATGTATATTTTAAGTAACTCCACCATTTGAGTTTGTATGTGCTAAAAGAAGTTATTGATATTAATCTAAGAACATTTAAcctgtgaaaaaagaaaaattaaccTGTGATTGTGCTAACAGGCTATTGATAATTCTTGAAAATTCGATTTAAACAGTATAGGAATATTCTATACTTTCCAGTAATAACATGCACTGATCATTAGGATTCTGGTTTCAATTCTCTATTAACTTGTTAACTTCACAGTTATCTAATTTTACTTCGATATAAGAATGGTTTTGTAGTGTCTAAATCTAGTGGGTGGTATACATTTGTATGGTCCTTTGAGGGATTTGTTTTGTCATAGTTCCCCGTTCAATGTTTTTGGAATTGGATCTGTGTATCATCCCAGTGGAAACACTCACATGCTATATGGGAAATAAAATGTGAAATTTCTGATGTTGTCCTTTCCTTGTTGACCATATTTGGGATCGTACTCTGCAGATATCAGGTCTGATGCAGCCACCATCTGCACAAAATTGGTTAGGTTCTCAAGCAAGCTCATCAGGTCTTATAGTGAAACGCACAATCAGGGTTGACATTCCAGTGGAACAGTATCCTAATGTATGATCAGGATTTGCTGTTTCTATGTTGTTATGATGCATGATTTTCTAAAACTCACTTGAAGAACTTGCTTTTGCAGTTTAATTTTGTTGGACGCCTCCTTGGTCCTAGAGGGAACTCTCTCAAGAGAGTTGAAGCCAATACTGACTGTCGTGTTCTCATTCGAGGCCGTGGCAGCATTAAGGACCCAACAAAGGTAACGACTAGAATGATTTTGGTGGTCTTCCCCATAAATACAGTGAATAGCTTGTGGATCACCATAAATTAATATAACAACTTTAGTATTGTTCAATATAAAAGGAAGACATGATGAGAGGCAAACCAGGATATGAACATCTAAATGAACCACTTCACATACTAGTTGAAGCAGAATTGCCAGTTGAGGTAATCGACGCTCGTCTGATGCAAGCACGTGAGATACTTGAGGATTTGCTGAAGCCTGTGGTATGTATATATGCTCTTCCTCCTGTGAAATTCAATCGTTTCTGCAATTCCTCAGCATTTTAATGGAGACAGATATTTACAGATTGGGATATCCAATGATGAAGCATTCTGTCCTCTTCAAATGCAGGATGAATCTCAGGACTTCTATAAAAAGCAGCAGTTACGAGAACTCGCCATGATTAATGGCACTCTTCGTGAAGAAGGTTCCCAAATGTCTGGATCTGTGTCCCCTTTCCATAACAGCCTTGGGATGAAGAGGGCCAAAACGAGGGGGTAATCCATCCCTTTTGGTGATTGGCTTTTGGAGCTTGTGTGTTGATCTCTCCAGTGAATAGCAGTTCCGCATGCAAAGGTATTGCTGGGTCAGCAGATCCTTCCAAATGCCATCGGGGCACTGGTGCTACTCTGCCGGTTCTAACTTGTTTCTATATGATATGAAGTGTGTTTCATACTACTTGGAAGATAAATAGCAAGAGTATAACATAGTAACAGACCTTAGGGGTCTGAGGGTTTGCTTATGAACACTTTCCTTGCTTGGTGGAGCATTTGCTTTACAATGCTATTCTTGTGCTATAGTCTCTCTCATTGTAAGAGTGTGATGGAAGTTTTGATAACATGGGGATTCTTGTAAGACATGTAAAAAGGTCACCATTGCTGTCAGACGTATGTACAATAAGTGTAGGATTGCTTCTTTAGTTCTGTTGAGGCATTCTTTTGGAAGTGATTTTATGAGTTGTATGCTTCAATGACCTCTTCCATATTCTCGGCTTGTTCTTTTAGCTTATTTTTAGTTCTGAGCAGGTTGCTTTCATGTGAGCTACATTTATTCTATAGAGCTTTCGGTCTTAGTTAAATTTTTGAGCCTTCAATGCCTCATCCAATGTTCCTTTCTTCAAGGGCTCCTCTCAAGGAAAGAAGTGCAAAACTAACGAGCTTTCAAATTGTGTGTGGTTAAAGGCTCAAAATTGTTGAGTAAACGGTTTTCCTTCTGATCTGCATGTTTTCTTTTTAAGTCCAACTTGAGGTTTATATGGGGTATGTCAATGTTGTTGGTCATATTAGGGCAATCAGTACAGCAGTCAATGTTACAGCACTCATAAGCAGAATAGCGTTTGGAACGAGGTTTCACAAAATAGACGCTAGTACAGCTCTACGAATGCTTCGCTGATAGTAGCTTTCTATAGCATTTTATGCTTTATGCATACAATTTAGAAAACGAGAGATGAGCAGAAATAAGAGCCATaacattgaaaaagaaagatggagacACAGAGTGATAAAATCTATTTATGGTATGCTTTATGCTTTACAATGGTGGAGAGATACAAGTGTCGACTTCCATGTGGCACACTTCAAGAACACATCATCTGTGACAAAAAAAGGGTCTACAAACACTTCATAGAAGTTTGAATGCTAAAGATTCTCGTAGTAAGCATGATTTTAGCTAAAGAAGTTTAGCTAATAAACAACTTCAGGAGGCAGTGGATGCAGCAACTCGACAGAGAGCTCAAAATAGTGGACCTCCAACAATTCAACGCAGAGCTCAAAATTAGGCATAGTGGATCTCCATTTACAGTCACAGAGTATATACAATAGGAATTTGGAGTGGTGAGATTTGATAACCATGATCAGTTCAGCGTTCAAATTTACTAACTTATTACTGGAAAAGCTAAAGCCTATTGCAGTCGAGATCACATTGTTCACAAAGTATTTACTCCGAAGTCTTCCTCAATATGCCTAGAGATAGAAATAAGATACTTCAAAATACTATAATCATCCCTACTCCTCGGCgccttcatcatcatcatcatcatcgttATCCTCTATTCCAACCCACCGAGTAAAAGCAAAAAGGAATTCCTTGAAATTGACCATTCCATTCTTATCCCAGTCCATCTCTTCTGCAAGAACAGAACAAATTGCTGTCAGAGGCTTCGGCAAATAAACGAGTGTACCATACCAATAGTATGAAATCACGTTCTCCATGCTCCAAACACCAAGCTACCAGTCAGCCCAAACGACCACAAAAAATGTACCAAGTGAATGCAGCAGAAAGTTTCATACTTTGTCTGGAATAATAACTATAAgcaaataagaaaaagaaatgattcCGGATGCATTTACAAGTCAGTTTGATAACTATAAGGACTCAGGAAACTGACACCAATTTCCTAAATTGGACGCCAGGATGTGAATCCAGCAATAAATCCACAACAATACTGACTCTCTTTGCACATAAGAAACTTAAGTGGGCCAAGTGGCCTTTGTAAGGTATTTAGCAATCACTTACACTAAAGAAATAAGTGGCTTACAGCACAGATAACCACAAATTCATCAAAAGAAACTCAAGAAGCATCATCCTGGCCGAGCTGTATGCATTCACTAAGCATTTCGTGTTTGAGCAAGAGAGTGAGAGGTGGGAGGAACTCACCAAATCTTTTCATGGCAATACGCCCAGATGACCTCTCTCCTGAGGTGGTTTCATTTATTGCTTCAACCATCTCATTCTTGCTGACCTGACCATCTTTGTTCTTGTCCAGAAATACAAAAGCATCAACCAACGTTTCAAATGTAGCCTCAAGATTTGGCAGTCCAATTCGTGATTTCTTCTACTGTCAAGGAAAAAATTCCCAAGAAAGGGAGGTGGGAAGGAGGGTGGAAGGGAAGGACAGGAAGAGAATCTCCATGCACGCTTTACTTCCTCATGCATGTTAAAGGCACTAATGCAGCATATAAATCCAACAATACACTCTAGGAATAAGCAGCTATAGCATTGCAATAATGAGAAAAATCAAAGGTTATAATGTTTTAATGAAGAGAAGTGCATGATAAAGAAGAACGCAAAGACAAACAGATCACTACTCTTCTTTGGTGAAAACAGATTAGAGATGATACATGCGCTAAaatgttgtagccctttatTAATCACAAAAACTTGTCTGCAATGACAAATCCAATTACTTAGGATGAAGCCAAGTTAAGAGGGAATCTAAGAACAGAAAATGACATTCTGGATACAGCATGCTCAGCAGCAGGGTCATTCTTCAGAAGATAGACAAGGCAAAGAAGAACAATAAATTCATTGAACTTCATTCCCATATCATCATTAATATCACATGCTTCAAAGAGATCATTGATTTCCTCGTCTGAAAAACTAATCTCCAGTTTTCTGAAACACTGTTTTAGTTCTTGTGGATCTATGGCACCATTTCCATCCATGTCTACAAATAGGTATGCAAATAAATTAGTACAAATTAGTCTAGCGAGAACCTTGTTTCTTGATGTAATTGGTAAGGGAACAGTGAGTAGgcaaagaaaaatatgaggacATGTGTATAATAATCAACGACCAAAACAAATTGCAAAGAACTGATGGCATTCATAAATGaagaaatgaaaacagaaaagcATTCTATGTTTATCCATCACAGGACAGGGAACATCAATGATCAAAAGATGATACTTATCAGATTACATTTGCTAGCAGCTGATTTTTTCTTCAAACTTTGGAATGACATAAACTGCCAACAAAATTCTATTTCCACAATTAGACATGTAGTTTGAGGCTATGAATACATCAAATGTTGAGTTCAAAAGGCCGAATTTTAAATGCAGTCTGAGAAAAACAATGCATGGATTTTGGTACATACCAAATTCCTGAAATATAGCTTTACATTTTCTGAGATTCTCATCAATTTTGGGGAATTTCAAGATTATGCTGTTGAAAGATTTAGCAGAGCTGCCTTCACTTTCTCTCCTCTGCATTGCCCCAACGATTTTGGCCTCAAGCTTTGTCTCAGGTAAATAAGCCTTCGGAGATTCACCCTTTTGCAGTACACCTCCCATTTTGAATTACCGTGAAAAACTCTGGCACATCCAAACTGACAGAGCAGAACAATGTTAATTAGAGCATCCTTGTGTAGTTTTGAAGAGGAAAAGTAACAATTTTGTGAAGCTGCACACAAATAACTCCATCTTATACACGAGCAAACATACCATTACACAAATCATGGAATGTGAGAAGACTTGGACACCAACATATCCCGAATACAGAAAGGTGGTCACTTTTGTTTTATATTCTTAAGTTCAGCcactaaataaattaattgcCACTTCATCAACTTCTAATGGACAAATAAACAAAAGGCATGATTTTTATATTGCCAATAAGATAATCATcgcactttttcctttttacttcAAACTGAACCTGTTGGTACTGTAGTTAAACTCTAAGCTGTTAAAGGGAACTGAGTAGCTTTCACCCTTTGATAACGATCAGTAGCTTGCACATCTACTCCAACTAGCTTGCACATCTACTCCAACTATATTTTTTACAATATCAAGGGGAACATATTTGCCTGCTTGAGGAAAAGCAAGAAAAGATACATACATTGGCATTCAAGATTTCAAATGGTGGTCCCTGAGATGGTTACAGAGGTGCAAAGATTTCTAGGGCAAAAACAAAACACATCTAGTAAGTATGCTGCATTAGCTGATAAGCAAAATAAGCTTCTCCCAAAAGAGCATTTATCTTTCGCAACTACGTTGttagattaaatttttatttctaaTAGAACAAGCATCATCTAATTATAGTTCTAGCTTGATAGATGTGCCATTTGAAAGCATGAAGGGAAGTTGTCTGTCACTACTGAAAACAGTACTTAACATCATAGGACAGTAGTAATAGCAATTCCAGAACCATATCACCATTGCAATCTGGCAATTTGACAACTTGTCAATGTATGACGACCCATATGTCTGTTGAGAAAGGATGTACTCATGCAGTCTAACGTTAACCTTAACAATATTACCATCCCCACATGCTACAGTAAGGATATTTTCAATTgaaattttttctgattttaaatTGGGATCAAACACAGGAACAAGAAATTTCTAAACCCATTTGAAAACCTTAAATGTTAAAGGACTTCAACAACACACATCCGCAACTATCGATGTCTAATCTATAATGGCCTGGTAACTTTGGTCTGAAATAACATGAAGATCGAACCGGTACAAATTGACACAAGGACAGTAAAACACAGGCCCGTGTTTATTCAACACTATCTGAAACAATTATCCTTGCATCATCCTGGACAGccgaaaaaaatttaaagcaaAGCCTAATCGTTCTTGGAGAATGAGGATACTCCCGTACTTTCTCATGAAGTTGACGACAATCAATAAGATAATAAAAAAATCATGCAGGAACAAGTATATGATAACGAAAGGCAGTATCTGAAACATTGTCATTTACAGGCTCTTTGCCGAGATCCAAGGATTGATAACTAGAAATCTCAACCATATTCAAATATCTGTTGCCCATGCCAGACAGTCTCTAAATAATCTTGGTAACGAGGATAGGAGAGTTAGATGGAAAATAGACGGGAgaccaaataaataaagatCCCAACTTTCACTTCCTTTCTCCTCTGATTTGTCAGCACCCAAAAATGGGAAAATCAAACAATAacagaaaaagacaaaaaaaaaaaaaaactttgcaACTAGAgtctaaaaaaaatgcaattctaCAACACTACAAAAAACAAACCAATCATTTCTTCAACAGAATCTataaaaatgaaacaaagaAAGAGATGCTCCAAAAATATAAGATACTAACCTTAGTTTTAGAGCTGCGAGGAGACGAAATATGGAACAAAACAGAATCACTGCACTCTTTTCCCCGctgaaaattcacaagatcaaaaaccataaaaaaggaaaaaaggacgAATCTCACTCTTGCTTCTCTGAACTGTATCTTATAGGGGGCAAGATGTGATGTACGACGATTGTGCTCCAGATCACAAAACAGAGTGACccaggaaaaacaaaaaacaatcaAAAAATATCGAAGTAGTAGATATGAAATAGTACTAGCATAAATGTGCGCGAGGACGTGAACGTGTGTGGTTGTCCTGATGGACTTGGTGGAGGAGATGGTGGCTGAGATACGAGACACGTGATGGGTAAATTCAGTCCTGGAACATTTGGATTTGTTGGGTATATTAATTAGCTGAGTTTCTGCTGGTGAGACTATTTAACTCCAGGATTCGTGCTGAACCCACCACGTATCGTCTCGCTTTCTCTGTCCAACCCAATCTTCTAAAGTATTTCTTTCTACGCCCCAAATTTTCTACGCCCCAAAGTATTTCTTAAAGCTGTGTTTgaattgcaatttttcaaagaaatatATTTCTTCATCACCTTTttacattatatatatatatataatatcaaatcgttacaataatttttctataaaaaaactaaaaaaatgtaaTCCAAACAGAACCCAAAAAATGGCCGCTTCCCTTATTCTCTCTGATGATGAATGTTAATAAAACAAGAAATCCACATCTTTAACAAACGTTGGACATATTTTTGTTAATGATCACTATCACCACTTGACTCCCTCTCCCTTTATTTGCCTTTttggtttgaaaaattttagatttacTTTGGTTACTAAAACACCATGCATTTGGTACTACAACTCGCTTATAAGATTATTATGCATAGTTGGTCGATACAATTCTTATACCAAAAGCAAAATTTTCAGATATACAACCTCGAGTAATCTAACCTCGTTGACTGAACAGACTTGTCTTGACATTCACAGCTTAACTCTGATGTGTTGATTTTGTTACTTCAGTGTTAGTATTACTATCACAAAAATGGCCACTTATTACCTAGCATATATGGTTGCCCTTTACCTTTGGCTATCATATAAATTGATAAGAAGTAAATATAAACTATTTTTGTTGAATGCATGacaattaatttaaatttaaatttaaagtaAAAAATTTACATATATGTCATATATTCAATTATGATAATGCATACACCATCAGTGAATTTAATATTAACTCTTAATGTATTCTTATTTGGTTAACAAAATCTAATTGCACTAACCGTTACTAAATAATGTCCTTATTACAATTCATCGGTATCAAGTTTGTCAATGCTCATCCCCTCTTATAAACTTGTTTGGTAATGACCAATTGGTACATTGAGTAAAATTAAATGTTGTTTTGTGTACCGggatttttgtcatttcattgACCCCGTTGGTCATATATTAGCAGATGTTTGGCATAGGGGTATATCTGTTATTTGGTCAAACTTTGAGGTTAAATTGATAGTTTAGCTAAACTTTAGGGGAGGTCAATATAATTAGCCCATATTTTTTatgtatatttttataattCCCTTGGCATTTGATGGCAGCAGCATTCCGCCGGTGATCGCGATAAATTGGATTTTCAAGTCTTGCGTCTCATGATTGACCGCCCATTTGCTAATGCTCATAGTTGGCGTGGGCCAACAGGCGTGGCCTGGGAAAAATTGCATAGCTTAATATCAGCCCAGTAACTTATGGGCTGTTGTTTACAAAACAAGACGGCATATCGTCCACTTGAatacttattcactttcttttcaTCTTTTGTGTTAATTTGGTCTTTGTTTGAATTGTCTTTATTACTTTTCGATTTCATGTGCGTCACATTCTAAAAAAGtaataaagtaatttttttcagaaattatttagaaaatacAATTTAAACGGGCTTTTCACAGTTTCTGTAAAGTACTTGGATTCTGTTGATATAAATATCATTTGGGAATAATATGCAAATGCTTTAAGAAAATATTTGATTAATAAATTGGCGTAATTTTCAAGCTATGAATTAGCATGGTGTGCCTAAGCAGGCACATTGGAAGACGGTTTCCATTGGATAATTTCACCATCAAAAGTAATGATATGAGGAAATggtcctccttttttttttttttttttccttttaaatatTGCCGGAACTTATTTGCTGTCAACCGAATAAAAGGAATAAAGAATCGTGGACCACTTTAATGTAATCAGACCTAagcctcctttttcttttttcattttttttccgcTTGTTTGAAAAGTGAGGCCTAGGAGTTAAATATATACCCTCGCTTTATAAAAATAAAGGTGGTTTAAGCTTTCAATATCTtaaattgccaaaaaaaataataataataaaaccagcaaaattgtcatactttataaattataaatcatttttttttggttgcctgcCACGGTATCCAGGGTTTTGTCCTGACTAATCCGTTGATCGACCCGGGTCGCACACCTAGCTGTGGTACGTGAGTCTCCCAACAAGGGTAGCTGCATACACCAGGTTTCGAACCCGAAACCTGCTTAAGCGGAACCAAGCTGCTTACCACTTGACCCAATTCCGATTGGTTATAATTATAAATCATAGTAACATGTTCAGACCAATTACTATCtttctgacattttcttacGAAAGTAAGAAATTTGTTAGACAAACCTAAGTCCCGAGAATACcttcaaaagccggcaacttttgaaGGCTCTCAGGAGACTTATCTACCCAAACCCCAACCCCCCAGtaccgatgtgggatagaaacCCTGACAAGGGCCAAGCCCCGTGGGCAGCCGCTACTAAACCCTAAAGAGGGCCCACAAACCCAACCCA
Above is a genomic segment from Coffea eugenioides isolate CCC68of chromosome 5, Ceug_1.0, whole genome shotgun sequence containing:
- the LOC113769928 gene encoding KH domain-containing protein At5g56140 isoform X2: MSSGRYMAYSPSPSAPHSPHIGPAAASGLRSAASALAEQEKYLSELLAERHKLNPFMPVLPHSYRLLNQEILRVTTLLGNASVLDQSGLEHASPLASGGIYSHGGANVNRWASPFQSEISGLMQPPSAQNWLGSQASSSGLIVKRTIRVDIPVEQYPNFNFVGRLLGPRGNSLKRVEANTDCRVLIRGRGSIKDPTKEDMMRGKPGYEHLNEPLHILVEAELPVEVIDARLMQAREILEDLLKPVDESQDFYKKQQLRELAMINGTLREEGSQMSGSVSPFHNSLGMKRAKTRG
- the LOC113769928 gene encoding KH domain-containing protein At5g56140 isoform X1 → MSSGRYMAYSPSPSAPHSPHIGPAAASGLRSAASALAEQEKYLSELLAERHKLNPFMPVLPHSYRLLNQEILRVTTLLGNASVLDQSGLEHASPLASGGIYSHGGANVNRWASPFQSEISGLMQPPSAQNWLGSQASSSGLIVKRTIRVDIPVEQYPNFNFVGRLLGPRGNSLKRVEANTDCRVLIRGRGSIKDPTKEDMMRGKPGYEHLNEPLHILVEAELPVEVIDARLMQAREILEDLLKPVIGISNDEAFCPLQMQDESQDFYKKQQLRELAMINGTLREEGSQMSGSVSPFHNSLGMKRAKTRG
- the LOC113769929 gene encoding probable calcium-binding protein CML21 gives rise to the protein MGGVLQKGESPKAYLPETKLEAKIVGAMQRRESEGSSAKSFNSIILKFPKIDENLRKCKAIFQEFDMDGNGAIDPQELKQCFRKLEISFSDEEINDLFEACDINDDMGMKFNEFIVLLCLVYLLKNDPAAEHAKSRIGLPNLEATFETLVDAFVFLDKNKDGQVSKNEMVEAINETTSGERSSGRIAMKRFEEMDWDKNGMVNFKEFLFAFTRWVGIEDNDDDDDDEGAEE